In a single window of the Rhizoctonia solani chromosome 16, complete sequence genome:
- a CDS encoding Retrotransposable element Tf2 protein: MSPLFTIPIKPEKQAEHIECLIDSGATSSFMHPCTAETLRLPLIDLPAPCTVTMLNGSSPQAGKIWKKASLTFTFDGKKMTETFLICNTRNHSAILGLKWLDAHNPEIDWNSCTLSFPHVPPEHIAIAKEEEADQNPLEGVPSKYHKYAKVFGEEEFNKLPLHRHYDIGIELMEEGPLNSPLYSMTNAKSATLKDWLRDELKAGKIRPSKLSISSPVMFVPKKDGSCQLVVDYRRLNNQTKKNVYPLPCPDDLMAQLRGAKVFTKLDLRWGYNNVQVKEGDKWKTAFCTKYGLYESLVMTFGLTNTPASFQHFMNNLFKDLLDVCVLVYLDDILIYSKDDASHTQHVHEVLQRLMENQLFCKASKCTFHMKSVEYLGIVVSDKGFSLDKLKIQAVQDWPTPTKVKEVQLFLGFANFLRRFVANFSHIARPLHNLVKKDMPWKWDTKEQEAFQWLKDAITDAPVLCHTDPTKPYFLETDASGAALGSILSQHQEDGCLHPLGFLLESFKGAEQNYDTHDKELLAIIRSFEYWRIFLEGTAHPITVFMDHRNLEYWKESQTFNQQHA, translated from the coding sequence ATGTCCCCCCTTTTTACAATTCCAAtaaagccagagaaacaagcggaacacATAGAAtgcctgatagactcaggcgccacctcctcaTTCATGCACCCTTGCACCGCAGAAACTCTCcgccttccactcattgatctTCCTGCACCCTGCACCgtcactatgctcaatgggtcaagcccccaggctggcaaaatctggaaaaaggcgtCACTAACCTTtacctttgatggcaaaaagatgaCGGAAACATTCCTCATCTGTAACACCAGAAATCACTCCGCTATCCTAGGCCTGAAATGGTTAGACGCCCACaatccagagattgattggaactccTGCACCCTGTCCTTTCCTCACGTTCCACCAGAACACatagccattgccaaggaggaggaagctgaccaaaacccccttgaaggagtaccttCCAAATACCACAAATATGCCaaagtatttggagaagaagaattcaacaagctaccTCTGCACAGGCACTATGACATTGGTATTGAGTTaatggaagaaggccccctcaattCACCCCtgtacagcatgaccaatgccaaatccgccacactcaaggactggcttagggatgaactcaaggctgggaaaatccgtcccagcaaattgtccatcagttcccctgtcatgtttgtacccaaaaaggatggctcctgccaattggttgttgattaccGCCGCCTGAATAACCAGACCAAAAAGAATGTTTACCCTCTACcctgtccagatgaccttatggcccagctccgcggcgccaaggtctttaccaaactagacctaagatggggttacaacaacgtccagGTTAAGGAAGGGGACAAGTGGAAGACTGCTTTTTGCACCAAGTATGGTCTCTATGAGTCACTAGTAATGACATTTGGCTTGACAAACACTCCCGCCtcattccaacacttcatgaacaatttgttcaaggatttactagatgtatgcgtccttgtctaccttgatgacatcctaatttactccaaggatgatgCAAGCCACACTCAGCACGTCCATGAAGTCTTACAGCGCTTAATGgagaaccagttgttctgcaaggcctcaAAGTGTACCTTCCACATGAAAtcagtggaatacctgggaatagTGGTGTCAGACAAGGGCTTTAGCttggataaactcaaaatccaagcCGTTCAGGATTGGCCTACCCCAACAAAGGTCAAGGAGGTCCAGTtgttcctagggtttgccaatttcctacgccgttttgttgccaacttcagccataTAGCCAGGCCATTACACAACCTGGTTAAGAAGGACAtgccttggaaatgggatacaaAGGAGCAAGAAGCCTTCCAGTGGTTAAAGGATGCCATTACAGATGCCCCAGTACTTTGTCACACGGACCCCACCAAAccttacttcctggaaacagatgcatcaggcGCAGCCTTGGGGtctatactcagccaacacCAGGAAGACGGTTGCCTACATCCACTGGGATTCTTATTGGAGTcattcaaaggagcggaacagaactatgacacacatgacAAAGAGTTACTtgcaatcatccgctcctttgagtactggcgcatattcctagAAGGCACGGCTCACCCAATTACTGTCTTCATGGATCAccgcaacctggaatactggaaagAATCCCAAACGTTCAACCAACAACATGCATGA
- a CDS encoding Retrotransposon-derived protein PEG10: MEVLSFLLMNMTEAARAWAHPYLDQLGSHCAIIQTVDDFKIKFLAAFGDLDTTRAVERKITSLTQTSTCAEYITKFRTLQMELNWNDAALCGQFAQGLHWEVQKQIATRERQPRTLRKLQDAALIIDNTLCEERASHPQQGNKSGKSSTTPNQGASTSQQATKTGPLSSNPNYVLEEERNCCHAEGLCVKCSKPGHKFAKCRTRWKATPKEDKGKAKETAKIGKDSKYQLGKE, translated from the coding sequence ATGGAGGTCCTAAGCTTCTTGCTCATGAACATGACAGAAGCCGCcagggcctgggcccacccatACTTGGACCAACTTGGGTCCCATTgtgccatcatccaaaccgTGGATGATTTCAAAATCAAGTTCCTGGCAGCCTTTGGAGATCTGGACACCACCAGAGCAGTGGAGCGGAAAATTACTTCCCTCACTCAAACCAGCACCTGTGCTGAATATATTACTAAGTTCcgcacgctgcaaatggaactcAACTGGAATGACGCTGCACTTTGCGGCCAGTTTGCGCAAGGACTTCACTGGGAAGTCCAAAAACAGATTGCCACAAGGGAAAGGCAACCCCGTACCCTGAGGAAGCTGCAAGATGCTGCCCTCATTATTGACAACACCCTCTGTGAGGAGAGAGCCAGCCACCCAcaacagggtaataagtctggcaaATCTTCTACCACCCCCAACCagggggcaagtaccagccaacaggccaccaaaaccggtcccctctcctccaatcccaattACGTCTTGGAGGAGGAACGCAATTGCTGCCACGCAGAAGGtctctgtgtcaaatgcaGCAAACCAGGGCATAAATTTGCCAAATGCCGGACCAgatggaaggctacccccaaggaggataaggggaaagccaaagaaaccgccaaaattggcaaagactccaagtaccaattgggaaaagagtaa
- a CDS encoding Ras family small GTPase, translated as MSNMLDCGHESAGQVFRAVPCGHTLCSACSDIALGTNTTPTQTRYAVLVSEDDEDKEDRVTTDSDRSSDAFEHESWAASTSEPIPGAPNATSYVANSTNRKSIFPSWPSPGPCVPSTSALVPLLQRSLSPPRKGRSALGQAVQSLSPVLPTLAPARLSPARTRARTLGQVSPRRTLTSAATRTSTATCFVRTWAESIQALPASPTEQEWDGRSPSQAPSGQAFPPTQPSPLRHSFSPLDLDIYEGSGSGGSLSRRTCASEPQSQDRVSSRQTPLSLCSIQRWRILSSKGLDGDYHSSTSAGSSGCGNTGSGETFEGYADDEEEDDGDEDGEVDEASDGQASEDQEDDDGGSQGWTSKRPEDPPQTPHATPVRISWSGSPVYTVPGEDAHVRTPGTSPDGGNGSGAVSHKRRLSEGEVQAWGRAIPGINGNDLIMATVERGGYMFVCAPLELMKARMGPLVGVNSTTVQLQDPDTASDHSLPTTTEQLQLPRGLTIKCVVVGDGAVGKTCLLISYTTNKFPSEYVPTVFDNYAVTVMIGDDPYTLGLFDTAGQEDYDRLRPLSYPQTDVFLVCFSVTSPASFENVKEKWFPEVHHHCPGVPCLIVGTQVDLRDDPAVIEKLSRQKQRPVPLEAGERLARELGAVKYVECSALTQKGLKNVFDEAIVAALEPPVVKKKNKCVIV; from the exons ATGTCTAATATGCTTGATTGTGGGCATGAATCTGCTGGTCAGGTCTTCCGCGCCGTACCTTGTG GACACACACTTTGTTCAGCATGTTCCGATATCGCTCTCGGAACAAACACGACCCCAACTCAGACACGTTATGCCGTTTTGGTATCTGAGGATGATgaggacaaggaagacaGAGTGACCACGGACTCGGATCGAAGCTCGGACGCGTTCGAGCATGAGTCTTGGGCAGCAAGCACGTCGGAACCTATACCCGGTGCACCAAACGCCACGTCCTATGTAGCAAACAGCACGAATCGCAAGTCGATATTCCCAAGCTGGCCAAGCCCGGGCCCTTGTGTCCCAAGTACGTCGGCCTTGGTGCCCCTCCTCCAACGGTCCTTGTCCCCACCACGCAAAGGACGAAGCGCGCTCGGCCAAGCTGTGCAGAGTCTTTCGCCCGTTTTGCCGACGCTGGCTCCGGCACGGTTGTCACCGGCGCGAACGCGGGCGAGGACGTTGGGCCAGGTTTCGCCCAGGCGAACTTTGACGAGCGCAGCGACGAGAACTTCAACGGCGACTTGTTTTGTCCGGACTTGGGCAGAGTCTATCCAGGCTTTACCGGCGAGTCCGACGGAACAAGAATGGGATGGACGTTCTCCCTCTCAGGCCCCTTCTGGACAGGCGTTCCCACCCACCCAGCCGTCTCCTCTCCGACACTCGTTTTCTCCTCTTGATTTGGACATTTACGAGGGATCCGGGTCGGGTGGGTCGTTGTCCCGACGGACGTGTGCGTCCGAGCCACAGTCGCAGGATAGGGTTTCGTCGCGGCAAACACCATTATCTCTGTGTTCGATCCAGCGCTGGAGAATCCTCTCGTCGAAGGGTTTAGATGGAGACTATCACTCGTCGACGAGCGCCGGTTCCAGTGGATGCGGGAATACTGGTTCGGGCGAAACTTTTGAAGGATATGCGGatgatgaagaggaggatgATGGGGATGAAGATGGGGAAGTGGACGAAGCGAGCGATGGACAAGCAAGCGAGGACCAAGAGGACGACGATGGTGGGAGCCAAGGTTGGACATCCAAAAG GCCTGAAGACCCGCCGCAAACGCCGCACGCGACTCCAGTGCGGATCTCATGGAGCGGGAGTCCGGTGTATACGGTTCCGGGCGAGGACGCACATGTGCGCACACCAGGCACGAGCCCGGACGGTGGAAACGG ATCCGGAGCGGTGTCGCACAAACGTCGGCTGTCCGAGGGAGAGGTCCAAGCATGGGGCAGAGCG ATACCGGGTATTAATGGCAACGATTTGATTATGGCGACGGTCGAGAGGGGCGGGTATATGTTTGTTTGTGCGCCACTCGAGTTGATGAAAGCAAGGATGGGTCCATTGGTTGGCGTCAACTCGACCACAGTGCAGCTGCAGGATCCGGACACTGCCTCTGATCATTCTCTCCCAACCACCACCGAACAATTACAACTGCCACGAGGCCTG ACTATCAAGTGCGTGGTGGTGGGCGACGGAGCTGTGGGCAAG ACCTGTCTGCTTATCTCGTACACGACCAACAAATTCCCCAGCGAATATGTGCCCACTGTGTTTGACAACTATGCCGTCACTGTCATGATCGGCGACGACCCATATACACTCGGCCTCTTTGATACTGCTGGACAGGAAGACTATGACCGTCTACGGCCGCTGAGCTATCCACAGACAGATGTATTCCTTGTTTGTTTCAGTGTCACGTCCCCTGCCTCGTTTGAGAACGTCAAGGAGAAGTGGTTCCCCGAGGTCCACCACCATTGTCCCGGTGTTCCCTGTCTCATCGTCGGCACACAGGTCGACCTCCGAGACGATCCTGCCGTCATCGAGAAACTCTCTCGCCAGAAGCAGCGTCCCGTCCCTCTCGAGGCCGGCGAGCGTCTCGCACGTGAACTCGGCGCAGTCAAATACGTAGAGTGCTCTGCCCTCACCCAAAAGGGCCTCAAAAATGTATTTGACGAG GCAATCGTGGCAGCCCTGGAGCCACCCGTCGTGAAGAAAAAGAACAAATGCGTCATTGTTTGA
- a CDS encoding integrase core domain protein — translation MLPKPVFANTALVIPEKELQHWIESSLDQDESLEEILQFLQNKSKAPPSIKRAFKDYKMEAGLLFYQGRIVVPDVGTLRTDLLCIFHNSPLAGHPGRQRTLELVSRDYYWPGIHANTYWHVDSCKTCQQIRKPKYMSLPPQPLELPTRPWQHVSYDMIVDLPKDRNNNSILVIVDSFTKYGIFVKCSKKLKAPKLAELFLENVRKHHGMLEKTISNRGRVFNNKFLWALYKRLGIDPHFSSAYHPQSNGQTEQVNPSIKHFLRAYSGINQRDWTKWLPMAEFAYNNAIHSSTGKTPFKALYGWEPRLTPSNVPTDVPEADDLAQTMEAQWKEVESALRQAKQQMVAGEDRSPTEFEIGEEAWLDAKNVNLKTLSPKLTKQRLGPFKVIEKISDCAYRLKLPPTMRIHNLLSKVKRDKKRTFKNCPPPVTVDGEEEYKVEGITNAKERDGKWFFQVKWKGYGSEENTWEPQENLKNAKKILEKYKKEMKKKALGTAKALRGGAVL, via the exons ATGTTGCCCAAAccagtctttgccaacactgcCCTAGTGATCCCAGAAAAGGAGCTACAACATTGGATTGAATCCTCCCTTGACCAAGATGAATccctggaagaaatcctacagttcctgcagaacaagtcaaaggcccctccttccatcaaacgtgcattcaaggattacaaaatggaagccGGTTTACTATTCTATCAAGGACGGATTGTAGTTCCAGACGTTGGCACACTGAGAACAGACTTGCTTTGCATCTTCCACAATAGCCCCCTAGCAGGCCACCCAGGAAGACAACGTACTCTAGAACTGGTGTCAAGGGATTATTACTGGCCCGGGATCCATGCcaatacatactggcacgtggactCCTGCAAAACTTGTCAACAAATAAGGAAACCAAAGTACATGTCACTACCGCCCCAGCCTCTTGAACTCCCCACTAGACcttggcaacatgtgtcctatgacatgatagtagacctgcccaAGGACAGAAATaacaactcaatcctggtaattgtggacagcttcacaaagtacggaatatttgtaaaatgctccaaaaaactCAAAGCACCCAAGTTAGCAGAATTATTCCTGGAAAACGTAAGGAAACATCATGGCATGCTGGAGAAGACTATATCCAACAGGGGAAgagtcttcaataacaagttcTTATGGGCCCTGTATAAGCGTCTTGGCAttgacccccacttctcctccgCTTATCACCCTcaaagcaacggacaaacggaacaaGTCAATCCCTCTATCAagcacttcctcagggcttactcagggatcaaccaaagggactggaccaaatggctcccaatggcagagtttgcgtacaacaatgccataCATAGTAGCACAGGTAAAACACCCTTCAAAGCCTTGTATGGGTGGGAACCCAGATTGACCCCATCCAATGTACCAACagacgtcccagaagcagatgatcttgcccaaacaatggaagcacaatggaaaGAGGTAGAATCCGCCCTCCGGCAAGCTAAGCAACAAATGGTAGCCGGGGAAGACAGAAGCCCAACGgagtttgagattggagaagaagcatggCTTGACGCCAAAAATGTTAACCTCAAGACCCTGAGCCCCAAGCTAACCAAACAACgcttagggccattcaaggtcattgagaaaatctctgATTGCGCATACAGGCTCAAACTCCCACCAACCATGCGCATTCATAAT ttactatcaaaagtcaaaagggacaaaaagcgtaCCTTCAAAAACTGTCCCCCACCTGTCActgtggatggagaagaagaatacaaagtggaAGGAATTACCAATGCCAAGGAAAGGGACGGGAAGtggttcttccaagtcaaatggaagggttatggatctgaagaaaacacatgggaaccacAGGAAAATCTaaaaaacgccaaaaaaattttagaaaagtacaaaaaagaaatgaaaaagaaggcccttggcactgccaaggcccttagagggggggcagtgttgtag